The Hevea brasiliensis isolate MT/VB/25A 57/8 chromosome 1, ASM3005281v1, whole genome shotgun sequence genome has a window encoding:
- the LOC110642304 gene encoding NDR1/HIN1-like protein 13, translated as MTDRVYPSAKPATNGGTTTTTNPSFPATKAQLYGANRPAYRPQPQRQRSRRSGWCACCLWLTVIIFTLLLLAAIAGAIIYVIYRPHRPTFAVSGLKVSSLNLTSSSHLTTNINLNITTRNPNKKLVYIYNPVTISVTTDKDGILIGNGLLPSFVHGTKNTTFLKASITSSGQQLDDTSSSELKTDLKSNNGLGLKIELETKVKVKMGGLKTPKVGIRVSCEGIKATVPSGKTATTASVSKAKCKVDLRIKIWKWTF; from the coding sequence ATGACAGACAGGGTTTACCCTTCTGCTAAACCTGCCACGAATGGAGGCACCACTACTACCACCAATCCCTCTTTTCCAGCCACCAAAGCCCAACTCTACGGTGCCAACCGCCCTGCCTACCGTCCCCAACCCCAACGCCAACGCAGCCGACGCAGCGGCTGGTGTGCCTGTTGTCTCTGGCTAACCGTAATCATATTCACTCTCCTCCTCCTCGCTGCAATTGCTGGTGCCATCATCTACGTTATCTATCGTCCCCACCGGCCCACCTTCGCCGTCTCTGGCCTCAAAGTCTCCTCTCTCAACCTCACTTCATCTTCCCATCTCACCACCAATATCAACTTGAACATCACCACAAGAAACCCCAACAAGAAGCTCGTCTACATCTACAACCCTGTCACAATCTCTGTAACTACAGATAAAGATGGGATCCTTATAGGCAATGGATTGTTACCCTCTTTTGTGCATGGCACCAAGAACACGACCTTTCTGAAAGCTTCCATCACGAGCAGTGGTCAACAGCTAGACGATACCTCTTCTAGCGAATTAAAGACAGATTTAAAGAGCAATAATGGTTTGGGTTTGAAGATAGAGTTGGAAACTAAGGTGAAAGTGAAGATGGGAGGCTTAAAGACACCGAAGGTTGGGATTAGAGTTTCCTGTGAAGGGATTAAAGCTACGGTTCCTAGTGGGAAAACGGCAACTACAGCTTCAGTATCTAAAGCTAAATGCAAGGTTGATTTGAGGATCAAGATCTGGAAATGGACTTTCTGA
- the LOC110642319 gene encoding putative pentatricopeptide repeat-containing protein At1g17630 has product MAASKPIFIPGRDWAMLAFQRLASIPSRIHNFPSNLSCPISLLHRQTHSTEYQPSSELLDFFDHLLQQCIVVDRCKQIHTHVIVTGCCCSAFLAARIISVYGRFGLLFDAHKVFNSAPFEGVSNLLLWNSILRANVSNENYENALKLYVRMRRAGVFGDGFTFPLVLRACAYMGNPIFCKIVHGHALEMGFQNHLHVGNELMGMYAKLGQMRDAHNVFDRMGVRSYISWNTMVSGYAFNYDCNGALEIFKRMQSEGLEPNLVTWTSLMSSHARSGWLKETMELFDLIRMRGIEVSAEALAVVLSVCADLGVFYRGTVIHGFVIKGGFEDYSFVKNALLCVYGKHGDVNSANNLFLEMKNKSIASWNALITSHADAGLCDEALEIFSQLERSEDCPTLRPNVVSWSAVIDGFASQGRGGEALELFRRMQFAKVLANAVTISTILSVCAELPALHLGREIHGHVIRALMDNNILVENGLVNMYTKCGCLREGYMVFEKIEKRDLISWNSMITGYGMHGLGVKALETFDQMIKLAFKPDGVTFVAIISACGHAGLVPEGRRLFDQMLREYRIEPQMEHYACMVDLLGRAGLLQEASEIVKNMPLEPNACVWGALLNSCRMHNNTKVAGETASHIFSLNLRETTGNYMLLSNIYAASGRWKDSATVRASARVKGLRKYPGQSWIKVKKNVYIFSAGNNTQKGLEKVSGIVEALTLQMESEEYVHSNTIIPQDVDEVARLTMWG; this is encoded by the exons ATGGCGGCATCAAAGCCTATATTTATACCTGGCAGAGATTGGGCCATGCTAG CTTTTCAACGTCTCGCATCCATACCTTCTCGAATTCATAATTTCCCTTCAAATCTCAGCTGTCCAATCTCTCTACTCCATCGTCAAACCCACAGCACAGAATATCAACCCTCCAGTGAGCTTCTTGATTTTTTTGATCACCTTCTTCAGCAATGCATCGTTGTTGATCGCTGCAAACAAATCCATACCCATGTCATCGTCACTGGTTGCTGTTGCTCTGCTTTCTTGGCTGCCCGTATTATATCTGTCTATGGTCGTTTTGGGCTCCTCTTTGATGCCCACAAAGTTTTTAACAGCGCCCCTTTTGAGGGCGTCTCGAATTTGCTTTTGTGGAATTCAATTTTGAGAGCTAATGTTTCTAATGAGAACTATGAAAATGCCCTTAAGCTGTATGTTAGAATGAGAAGGGCTGGAGTTTTTGGGGATGGGTTTACTTTTCCTTTGGTTTTAAGGGCATGCGCTTATATGGGAAATCCTATTTTCTGCAAAATAGTTCATGGGCATGCCTTAGAAATGGGTTTTCAGAATCATCTTCATGTTGGCAATGAGTTGATGGGCATGTATGCGAAATTGGGTCAAATGAGAGATGCCCACAATGTGTTTGATAGAATGGGTGTAAGAAGCTATATTTCCTGGAATACGATGGTTTCGGGATATGCCTTTAATTATGACTGCAATGGTGCTCTTGAGATTTTTAAAAGGATGCAGTCTGAAGGTTTGGAGCCAAATCTTGTGACATGGACATCACTTATGTCAAGCCATGCACGTTCTGGTTGGCTTAAGGAAACTATGGAGTTGTTTGATTTGATAAGGATGAGAGGAATTGAGGTGAGTGCTGAAGCACTTGCTGTGGTGTTATCAGTTTGTGCTGATTTGGGTGTATTTTATCGGGGTACGGTGATTCATGGATTTGTCATTAAGGGTGGGTTTGAAGATTACTCATTTGTGAAGAATGCATTATTATGTGTGTATGGGAAGCATGGAGATGTAAATAGTGCGAATAACTTGTTTCTGGAAATGAAAAATAAGAGTATAGCGAGTTGGAATGCCTTGATAACGTCACATGCAGACGCTGGTTTATGTGATGAGGCTCTTGAAATATTTTCACAGCTGGAGAGATCAGAAGATTGTCCGACATTGAGGCCTAATGTGGTAAGTTGGAGTGCCGTAATTGATGGTTTTGCTTCCCAGGGGCGAGGAGGGGAAGCTTTGGAACTTTTTCGAAGAATGCAGTTTGCTAAAGTACTGGCAAACGCTGTGACAATTTCTACCATTTTATCAGTTTGTGCAGAATTACCTGCTCTGCATCTTGGTAGGGAAATTCATGGCCATGTGATTAGAGCATTGATGGACAACAACATTCTGGTGGAAAATGGCTTGGTTAATATGTACACTAAGTGTGGATGTCTCAGAGAAGGGTACATGGTATTTGAGAAAATTGAGAAGAGAGATTTAATCTCGTGGAACTCTATGATCACAGGGTATGGGATGCATGGACTTGGTGTAAAAGCTCTGGAAACTTTTGATCAAATGATTAAATTGGCATTCAAGCCGGATGGGGTTACTTTTGTTGCTATTATTTCTGCTTGTGGTCATGCTGGACTTGTTCCTGAGGGTCGTAGGCTTTTTGATCAGATGCTTAGGGAGTATAGGATTGAACCCCAGATGGAGCATTATGCTTGCATGGTTGATCTCCTAGGCCGTGCAGGGTTATTACAAGAAGCAAGTGAAATTGTCAAAAATATGCCACTAGAGCCCAATGCTTGTGTCTGGGGTGCTCTTTTGAACTCTTGTAGAATGCATAACAATACAAAAGTGGCAGGAGAAACTGCCTCCCATATTTTTAGTCTCAACCTGCGGGAAACGACGGGGAATTACATGCTGCTTTCTAATATATATGCTGCAAGTGGTAGATGGAAGGATTCTGCAACAGTGAGAGCGTCGGCAAGAGTAAAGGGTTTAAGGAAGTATCCTGGACAGAGTTGGATTAAGGTGAAGAAAAATGTTTATATCTTCTCTGCAGGGAACAACACGCAAAAGGGTTTGGAGAAAGTTTCTGGGATTGTTGAGGCATTGACACTACAAATGGAGAGTGAAGAATATGTTCACAGTAATACTATCATTCCACAAGACGTGGATGAGGTAGCTAGATTGACGATGTGGGGATAA
- the LOC110642313 gene encoding receptor-like serine/threonine-protein kinase ALE2 isoform X2, protein MVGLLLVIIRVAACAFSVLGSAETVSSPRQAPSSFSRNRYGKLSSSPPVKESHIPSSVDHFPNEAPPNTIKPSSIALPPSISSFQSPAKKWMHSPTYSPSISSNRNLRHHHARNHHSTPGPSYLIPPPSYNQIAPSVPSFHSSSPSSMSWDSLAPALSPTAPKSHFSVHIHPPAMSPLNSNLKKMKAPQPSQILSLPPPPPNGDCASVTCAEPLTYTPPGTFCGCVWPIQVKLRLGVAIYSFFTLVTELAEEIAASVALNHCQVRIMGANAASQQLEKSTVLINLVPEGVKFADNTALSIYKKFWNRQVLIKASLFGSYEVLYVHYPGLPPSPPSPLSISTIDDEPYPGRNNNGRTNKPLGVDVTRRKKDGLGGSTIAVIVLSSFTALVIFMAIAWLFMLKCGNCVHQPQQAPQASMTSPAKPSGTAGPMILGGIPSSSSMSFSSGAMTYTGPAKVYSLNDIERATNKFDSSRILGEGGFGVVYSGQLDDGRKVAVKVLKRDDQHGGREFLAEVEMLGRLHHRNLVKLIGICTEEHTRCLVYELIPNGSVESHLHGVDKETDPLNWDARMKIALGAARGLAYLHEDSNPRVIHRDFKSSNILLEHDFTPKVSDFGLARAAMEEENKHISTHVMGTFGYLAPEYAMTGHLLVKSDVYSYGVVLLELLTGRKPVDLSQPPGQENLVGYARPLLTNKEGLETIIDPAIKFTVSFDTIVKVAAIASMCVQPEVSHRPFMGEVVQALKLVCNEFNEMKVQRSSSQSYEHLLTDVDSKNTRVSYEIMEVSQSHHPLPLSTSDLFTISVGLEEQEFGYFRRHSSSGPLRTGRRRQFWQRLRSLSRGSMSEHGFSLKLWSGTS, encoded by the exons ATG GTGGGTCTTTTGCTGGTGATCATACGCGTTGCTGCTTGTGCTTTTTCAGTTCTTGGATCTGCAG AAACTGTCTCATCTCCTAGACAAGCACCTTCCAGTTTCAGCAGGAATAGATATGGAAAGCTGAGCAGTTCACCACCTGTCAAAGAATCCCACATTCCCTCATCTGTAGATCACTTTCCAAATGAAG CCCCACCCAACACCATTAAGCCTTCAAGTATTGCTCTTCCGCCTTCTATATCATCGTTTCAAAGTCCTGCAAAGAAGTGGATGCACAGTCCTACATATTCACCTTCAATCTCAAGTAACAGAAATCTTCGTCATCATCATGCAAGGAATCATCATAGCACTCCTGGACCATCTTATTTGATTCCTCCACCAAGTTACAATCAAATAG CTCCATCAGTCCCTTCGTTCcactcttcttctccttcatcaATGAGCTGGGATTCTCTTGCACCTGCATTATCACCAACTGCACCAAAGAGCCATTTTAGTG TGCACATCCATCCTCCTGCAATGTCTCCATTGAATTCTaacttgaagaagatgaaggctcCACAACCATCACAAATTTTGTCtctaccacctccacctccaaatGGAG ATTGTGCATCAGTAACATGCGCAGAACCACTAACATATACTCCTCCTGGGACATTTTGTGGATGCGTATGGCCTATTCAAGTTAAACTCCGTCTTGGTGTTGCAATATACTCATTCTTCACTTTGGTTACAGAACTGGCTGAGGAAATTGCAGCCAGTGTTGCACTAAACCACTGTCAGGTTCGCATTATGGGAGCCAACGCAGCTAGTCAGCAGCTAGAAAAAAGCACTGTTCTCATCAACCTTGTACCAGAGGGAGTAAAATTTGCTGATAACACTGCATTATCAATCTACAAGAAATTCTGGAACAGACAGGTTCTCATAAAGGCTTCCCTCTTTGGTTCCTATGAAGTATTATATGTTCACTATCCAG GTCTTCCACCCTCTCCACCTTCACCTTTGAGCATTTCTACTATAGACGATGAACCGTATCCTGGCCGCAACAACAATGGAAGGACAAATAAACCTTTAGGAGTTGATGTGAcaaggagaaagaaagatgggctTGGTGGAAGCACGATAGCTGTGATTGTTCTCTCCTCTTTCACTGCCTTGGTTATATTTATGGCAATTGCCTGGCTTTTTATGTTGAAATGTGGAAATTGTGTTCATCAACCTCAGCAAGCTCCACAAGCCTCAATGACCTCCCCTGCAAAGCCATCAG GAACTGCTGGGCCTATGATTCTTGGGGGCATTCCTAGTTCTTCATCAATGTCCTTCAGTTCTGGTGCCATGACATATACAGGACCTGCAAAGGTTTACTCCTTGAATGACATAGAGAGGGCCACCAATAAGTTTGATTCTTCAAGGATCCTTGGAGAAGGTGGCTTCGGGGTTGTCTACAGTGGCCAGTTAGATGATGGAAGGAAGGTGGCTGTGAAGGTTTTGAAGAGAGATGATCAACATGGTGGTCGTGAGTTCTTGGCAGAAGTTGAGATGCTTGGAAGGCTACATCACAGAAACCTAGTTAAATTGATTGGTATTTGCACAGAGGAGCATACCCGCTGTCTAGTCTATGAACTTATTCCAAATGGAAGTGTTGAATCTCATTTACATG GAGTTGACAAGGAAACTGATCCACTAAACTGGGATGCCCGAATGAAGATTGCCCTTGGTGCAGCTCGAGGCCTAGCCTATTTGCATGAAGACTCAAACCCTCGGGTTATACATCGGGATTTCAAGTCCAGTAACATCTTGTTAGAACATGATTTTACACCTAAGGTTTCAGATTTTGGATTAGCTCGAGCAGCAATGGAAGAGGAAAACAAACACATCTCAACACATGTTATGGGAACTTTTGG TTACTTGGCTCCGGAGTATGCAATGACAGGACATCTTCTTGTGAAGAGTGATGTTTACAGCTATGGTGTAGTCCTCCTTGAGCTCTTAACTGGGCGAAAACCAGTGGACTTGTCACAACCACCAGGTCAAGAAAATCTTGTTGGTTATGCTCGTCCACTCCTCACAAACAAGGAAGGTTTAGAAACAATTATTGATCCAGCTATAAAGTTTACTGTCTCCTTTGATACTATAGTCAAAGTGGCGGCAATTGCATCAATGTGTGTGCAACCAGAAGTATCTCACCGTCCTTTTATGGGTGAAGTAGTTCAGGCCTTGAAGCTTGTTTGCAATGAATTTAATGAAATGAAAGTACAGAGATCAAGCAGTCAAAGCTATGAACACCTCCTTACTGATGTAGATAGCAAGAACACAAGAGTTTCGTATGAGATTATGGAAGTTTCACAATCCCATCACCCACTGCCATTATCAACATCTGATTTGTTTACAATATCAGTGGGACTTGAGGAGCAGGAATTTGGGTATTTCAGGAGGCATTCTAGCTCAGGGCCTTTGAGAACAGGAAGGAGAAGACAATTCTGGCAGAGATTAAGAAGTTTGTCTAGAGGCAGCATGAGTGAGCATGGATTTTCACTTAAATTATGGTCAGGAACCAGTTAA
- the LOC110642313 gene encoding receptor-like serine/threonine-protein kinase ALE2 isoform X1 produces the protein MKMGFQVGLLLVIIRVAACAFSVLGSAETVSSPRQAPSSFSRNRYGKLSSSPPVKESHIPSSVDHFPNEAPPNTIKPSSIALPPSISSFQSPAKKWMHSPTYSPSISSNRNLRHHHARNHHSTPGPSYLIPPPSYNQIAPSVPSFHSSSPSSMSWDSLAPALSPTAPKSHFSVHIHPPAMSPLNSNLKKMKAPQPSQILSLPPPPPNGDCASVTCAEPLTYTPPGTFCGCVWPIQVKLRLGVAIYSFFTLVTELAEEIAASVALNHCQVRIMGANAASQQLEKSTVLINLVPEGVKFADNTALSIYKKFWNRQVLIKASLFGSYEVLYVHYPGLPPSPPSPLSISTIDDEPYPGRNNNGRTNKPLGVDVTRRKKDGLGGSTIAVIVLSSFTALVIFMAIAWLFMLKCGNCVHQPQQAPQASMTSPAKPSGTAGPMILGGIPSSSSMSFSSGAMTYTGPAKVYSLNDIERATNKFDSSRILGEGGFGVVYSGQLDDGRKVAVKVLKRDDQHGGREFLAEVEMLGRLHHRNLVKLIGICTEEHTRCLVYELIPNGSVESHLHGVDKETDPLNWDARMKIALGAARGLAYLHEDSNPRVIHRDFKSSNILLEHDFTPKVSDFGLARAAMEEENKHISTHVMGTFGYLAPEYAMTGHLLVKSDVYSYGVVLLELLTGRKPVDLSQPPGQENLVGYARPLLTNKEGLETIIDPAIKFTVSFDTIVKVAAIASMCVQPEVSHRPFMGEVVQALKLVCNEFNEMKVQRSSSQSYEHLLTDVDSKNTRVSYEIMEVSQSHHPLPLSTSDLFTISVGLEEQEFGYFRRHSSSGPLRTGRRRQFWQRLRSLSRGSMSEHGFSLKLWSGTS, from the exons ATGAAAATGGGATTTCAGGTGGGTCTTTTGCTGGTGATCATACGCGTTGCTGCTTGTGCTTTTTCAGTTCTTGGATCTGCAG AAACTGTCTCATCTCCTAGACAAGCACCTTCCAGTTTCAGCAGGAATAGATATGGAAAGCTGAGCAGTTCACCACCTGTCAAAGAATCCCACATTCCCTCATCTGTAGATCACTTTCCAAATGAAG CCCCACCCAACACCATTAAGCCTTCAAGTATTGCTCTTCCGCCTTCTATATCATCGTTTCAAAGTCCTGCAAAGAAGTGGATGCACAGTCCTACATATTCACCTTCAATCTCAAGTAACAGAAATCTTCGTCATCATCATGCAAGGAATCATCATAGCACTCCTGGACCATCTTATTTGATTCCTCCACCAAGTTACAATCAAATAG CTCCATCAGTCCCTTCGTTCcactcttcttctccttcatcaATGAGCTGGGATTCTCTTGCACCTGCATTATCACCAACTGCACCAAAGAGCCATTTTAGTG TGCACATCCATCCTCCTGCAATGTCTCCATTGAATTCTaacttgaagaagatgaaggctcCACAACCATCACAAATTTTGTCtctaccacctccacctccaaatGGAG ATTGTGCATCAGTAACATGCGCAGAACCACTAACATATACTCCTCCTGGGACATTTTGTGGATGCGTATGGCCTATTCAAGTTAAACTCCGTCTTGGTGTTGCAATATACTCATTCTTCACTTTGGTTACAGAACTGGCTGAGGAAATTGCAGCCAGTGTTGCACTAAACCACTGTCAGGTTCGCATTATGGGAGCCAACGCAGCTAGTCAGCAGCTAGAAAAAAGCACTGTTCTCATCAACCTTGTACCAGAGGGAGTAAAATTTGCTGATAACACTGCATTATCAATCTACAAGAAATTCTGGAACAGACAGGTTCTCATAAAGGCTTCCCTCTTTGGTTCCTATGAAGTATTATATGTTCACTATCCAG GTCTTCCACCCTCTCCACCTTCACCTTTGAGCATTTCTACTATAGACGATGAACCGTATCCTGGCCGCAACAACAATGGAAGGACAAATAAACCTTTAGGAGTTGATGTGAcaaggagaaagaaagatgggctTGGTGGAAGCACGATAGCTGTGATTGTTCTCTCCTCTTTCACTGCCTTGGTTATATTTATGGCAATTGCCTGGCTTTTTATGTTGAAATGTGGAAATTGTGTTCATCAACCTCAGCAAGCTCCACAAGCCTCAATGACCTCCCCTGCAAAGCCATCAG GAACTGCTGGGCCTATGATTCTTGGGGGCATTCCTAGTTCTTCATCAATGTCCTTCAGTTCTGGTGCCATGACATATACAGGACCTGCAAAGGTTTACTCCTTGAATGACATAGAGAGGGCCACCAATAAGTTTGATTCTTCAAGGATCCTTGGAGAAGGTGGCTTCGGGGTTGTCTACAGTGGCCAGTTAGATGATGGAAGGAAGGTGGCTGTGAAGGTTTTGAAGAGAGATGATCAACATGGTGGTCGTGAGTTCTTGGCAGAAGTTGAGATGCTTGGAAGGCTACATCACAGAAACCTAGTTAAATTGATTGGTATTTGCACAGAGGAGCATACCCGCTGTCTAGTCTATGAACTTATTCCAAATGGAAGTGTTGAATCTCATTTACATG GAGTTGACAAGGAAACTGATCCACTAAACTGGGATGCCCGAATGAAGATTGCCCTTGGTGCAGCTCGAGGCCTAGCCTATTTGCATGAAGACTCAAACCCTCGGGTTATACATCGGGATTTCAAGTCCAGTAACATCTTGTTAGAACATGATTTTACACCTAAGGTTTCAGATTTTGGATTAGCTCGAGCAGCAATGGAAGAGGAAAACAAACACATCTCAACACATGTTATGGGAACTTTTGG TTACTTGGCTCCGGAGTATGCAATGACAGGACATCTTCTTGTGAAGAGTGATGTTTACAGCTATGGTGTAGTCCTCCTTGAGCTCTTAACTGGGCGAAAACCAGTGGACTTGTCACAACCACCAGGTCAAGAAAATCTTGTTGGTTATGCTCGTCCACTCCTCACAAACAAGGAAGGTTTAGAAACAATTATTGATCCAGCTATAAAGTTTACTGTCTCCTTTGATACTATAGTCAAAGTGGCGGCAATTGCATCAATGTGTGTGCAACCAGAAGTATCTCACCGTCCTTTTATGGGTGAAGTAGTTCAGGCCTTGAAGCTTGTTTGCAATGAATTTAATGAAATGAAAGTACAGAGATCAAGCAGTCAAAGCTATGAACACCTCCTTACTGATGTAGATAGCAAGAACACAAGAGTTTCGTATGAGATTATGGAAGTTTCACAATCCCATCACCCACTGCCATTATCAACATCTGATTTGTTTACAATATCAGTGGGACTTGAGGAGCAGGAATTTGGGTATTTCAGGAGGCATTCTAGCTCAGGGCCTTTGAGAACAGGAAGGAGAAGACAATTCTGGCAGAGATTAAGAAGTTTGTCTAGAGGCAGCATGAGTGAGCATGGATTTTCACTTAAATTATGGTCAGGAACCAGTTAA
- the LOC110642318 gene encoding LOB domain-containing protein 22-like, whose protein sequence is MSISPPIALHLPFSFVFLHREKEGSATTREKKEAPLKKTAPSPPATQPISHHQQKQTITTTSNNMSIPRIGNGTTQACAACKYQRRKCAPDCILAPYFPHDRQRQFLNAHKLFGVSNITKIIKPLSQPDKDEAMRTIIFQSDVRASDPVGGCYRIIRELQRQIEYHKAELDLVLHQLAICRAQAHQQTHFQMLETDDSTTLECEIVNQDSLDIYDPTMMQYHYPQTQEEEQEFVVPDHDQQLQEHLVNETAALTIQDSTHVVSSSSSPSLHNVKQPYVNECDDIKPLLDINDVKFEPEELVERKFVPSTQLVISS, encoded by the coding sequence ATGTCTATTTCTCCTCCCATTGCTCTCCATCTTCCATTTTCATTCGTTTTCTTGCACAGAGAAAAGGAAGGATCTGCAACCACCAGAGAAAAAAAAGAAGCCCCATTAAAGAAAACTGCACCATCCCCGCCGGCAACGCAACCGATATCTCACcatcaacaaaagcaaacaatAACAACAACATCAAACAATATGAGCATTCCAAGGATTGGCAACGGCACCACCCAAGCTTGTGCTGCCTGCAAATACCAGCGTAGGAAGTGCGCTCCTGACTGTATTCTCGCTCCTTATTTCCCTCATGATCGCCAAAGACAATTCCTCAATGCCCATAAATTGTTTGGTGTTAGCAACATaaccaaaatcatcaaacccctaAGCCAACCTGACAAGGACGAAGCTATGCGAACTATCATTTTCCAATCAGATGTTCGGGCCAGTGATCCCGTTGGAGGCTGTTATCGAATCATTCGTGAGCTTCAACGCCAAATCGAATACCACAAGGCTGAGCTTGATCTTGTTCTTCATCAACTAGCCATTTGTCGAGCTCAAGCTCACCAACAAACTCACTTCCAGATGCTAGAAACCGATGATTCAACAACGCTTGAATGTGAGATTGTTAATCAAGATTCTTTGGATATTTATGATCCCACGATGATGCAATATCATTATCCACAAACGCAAGAAGAGGAACAAGAATTTGTGGTTCCAGATCATGATCAACAACTGCAAGAACACCTTGTCAATGAAACTGCAGCCTTGACCATCCAGGATTCTACTCACGTtgtttcatcatcatcatcgccATCCTTGCATAATGTCAAGCAGCCTTATGTTAATGAATGCGACGATATCAAGCCACTTCTTGACATAAACGACGTCAAGTTTGAGCCTGAAGAGTTAGTTGAAAGGAAGTTTGTACCATCGACACAGTTAGTTATATCATCATGA
- the LOC110642314 gene encoding protein indeterminate-domain 7: MMKGLMFHQQQQPQEENMSNLTSASGEASVSSGNRNETGTNYPQQYFAPPPPQTQPVKKKRNLPGNPDPDAEVIALSPKTLMATNRFVCEICNKGFQRDQNLQLHRRGHNLPWKLKQRTSKDIRKKVYVCPETSCVHHDPSRALGDLTGIKKHFCRKHGEKKWKCDKCSKRYAVQSDWKAHSKTCGTREYRCDCGTLFSRRDSFITHRAFCDALAEESARAITGAPNPVVLHSSQPAAPGSSIPHNINLQIPQFNTSAQDLHAFSLKKEQQSFSTLRSELPPWLACPPPGLRGGAGPGPPHHHHQQTPVDHLSSSSSSIPTHHQELSPNPNPSLGPTLPHYRQAAPSPHMSATALLQKAAQMGATMSSKTTSLMRPHHHQQQPQHHHQEGAHVSSHSGNNNANTTGFGLNFSSPEEQLPGGGSIFHGLQAPFRNKAVPSGTTKVGTSGSPPSGALLQEMMNSLSSASGFEGSNSFEDAFVGGILNTKKSDDNAGGGGGGSGCSGEGLTRDFLGLRAFSQSDILSMAGLGNCVNTSHEQHNQSQKTWQG; encoded by the exons ATGATGAAAGGTTTGATGTTTCATCAGCAACAGCAACCACAAGAGGAAAACATGTCTAATTTGACTTCAGCTTCTGGTGAAGCAAGTGTTTCTTCAGGCAACAGAAATGAAACTGGAACTAACTATCCTCAACAATACTTTGCTCCTCCACCTCCTCAAACTCAACCTGTCAAAAAGAAGAGAAACCTGCCAGGAAATCCAG ACCCAGATGCAGAAGTAATAGCTTTATCACCCAAGACTCTGATGGCAACAAATAGATTTGTGTGTGAGATCTGTAACAAGGGGTTCCAGAGAGATCAGAATCTTCAACTTCATAGAAGAGGGCATAATCTGCCATGGAAGCTGAAGCAAAGAACCAGCAAGGACATAAGGAAGAAGGTGTATGTCTGCCCAGAAACTAGCTGCGTCCACCATGACCCATCAAGAGCTCTTGGTGACCTGACAGGAATCAAGAAGCACTTTTGCAGAAAACATGGTGAGAAGAAATGGAAATGTGACAAGTGCTCAAAGAGGTACGCAGTTCAATCAGATTGGAAGGCTCACTCCAAGACCTGTGGCACTAGGGAATACAGATGTGACTGTGGAACCCTTTTCTCAAG GAGGGACAGTTTCATCACCCACAGAGCTTTCTGTGATGCTTTAGCAGAGGAGAGTGCACGAGCTATCACAGGAGCACCAAACCCAGTAGTACTCCACTCCTCTCAGCCTGCAGCTCCAGGTTCTTCAATTCCTCATAACATAAATCTCCAAATACCCCAATTCAATACCAGTGCTCAAGATCTGCATGCATTTTCACTTAAAAAAGAGCAACAAAGTTTTAGTACGCTAAGGTCAGAGTTACCACCATGGTTAGCTTGCCCACCACCAGGACTAAGGGGTGGGGCTGGTCCTGGCCCACcacatcatcatcatcaacaGACACCCGTTGATCATCTCTCCTCCTCCTCATCTTCAATTCCAACTCATCACCAAGAATTgagcccaaaccctaaccctagtctTGGCCCCACTCTACCACATTACCGGCAGGCGGCTCCATCCCCACATATGTCAGCTACTGCCTTGCTGCAAAAAGCAGCTCAGATGGGTGCAACCATGAGCAGCAAAACTACAAGCTTGATGAGACCCCACCATCACCAGCAGCAGCCGCAACACCACCACCAAGAAGGAGCTCATGTGTCTTCCCATTCTGGTAACAACAATGCAAATACAACTGGTTTTGGTCTGAATTTTTCCTCACCTGAAGAGCAGCTGCCAGGTGGTGGGTCAATTTTTCATGGCCTGCAGGCTCCTTTTAGGAATAAAGCTGTTCCTTCTGGTACTACTAAAGTTGGTACTAGTGGTTCACCACCCTCAGGTGCCCTTCTTCAAGAAATGATGAATTCTCTTTCTTCTGCTTCTGGGTTTGAAGGGAGTAACTCCTTTGAAGATGCATTTGTTGGCGGGATTTTGAATACCAAGAAAAGTGATGATAATGCTGGTGGTGGCGGTGGTGGCTCCGGCTGCAGTGGTGAGGGTTTGACGAGAGATTTCTTGGGTCTTAGAGCTTTCTCTCAAAGTGATATACTGAGTATGGCTGGTCTTGGCAATTGCGTCAACACTTCTCATGAGCAACACAATCAATCACAAAAAACATGGCAAGGTTAa